One part of the Sphingopyxis sp. TUF1 genome encodes these proteins:
- a CDS encoding RpiB/LacA/LacB family sugar-phosphate isomerase gives MKIALITENSQAAKNGIIHEALTTVAEPLGHQVFNYGMYSADDKASLTYVMNGLLAGILLNSKAADFVVTGCGTGMGSMLACNAMPGVFCGLVIDPTDAFLFGQINDGNAISMPYAKGFGWAAELNLQDVYRKLFDGERGLGYPKERAEIMRTNRGILKDLKAASCHDMLTVLKTVDQDLLRAAIAGEKFADYFYANSQDEAISAYLKSLSAEPALA, from the coding sequence ATGAAGATCGCGCTGATCACCGAGAACAGCCAGGCTGCCAAAAACGGCATCATCCATGAAGCGCTGACCACTGTCGCCGAGCCGCTGGGTCATCAGGTTTTCAACTATGGCATGTACTCGGCGGACGATAAGGCGTCGCTGACCTATGTCATGAACGGACTGCTCGCTGGCATCCTTCTCAATTCGAAGGCCGCCGATTTCGTTGTGACGGGCTGCGGCACGGGCATGGGTTCGATGCTCGCCTGCAACGCGATGCCGGGCGTATTCTGCGGGCTGGTGATCGATCCGACCGATGCGTTCCTCTTTGGCCAGATCAACGACGGCAACGCGATTTCGATGCCCTATGCCAAGGGTTTCGGGTGGGCGGCCGAACTCAACCTGCAGGATGTTTATCGCAAGCTGTTCGACGGCGAGCGCGGGCTGGGCTATCCCAAGGAGCGCGCCGAAATCATGCGGACGAACCGCGGCATATTGAAGGATCTGAAAGCTGCGTCGTGCCACGACATGCTGACGGTGCTCAAGACTGTCGATCAGGATCTGCTCCGCGCGGCGATCGCTGGCGAGAAATTCGCCGACTATTTCTACGCCAATTCGCAGGATGAGGCGATCAGCGCCTATCTGAAGAGCCTGTCGGCGGAGCCGGCGCTCGCCTGA
- a CDS encoding efflux RND transporter periplasmic adaptor subunit, which produces MLNDRPVLRLGLLCAIALSMGACAAEEENGGRGAPEVGYVSVAVQAVPVTTSLGGRTVAFETSEVRPQVNGLIRRRLFTEGGFVRAGQPLYEIDASLYRAAAQQAEANLASARASAEAAEERARRLQPLAKMQAVAEQDYTDALAAARMARAAVAQNRAALETARINLRYATITAPISGRIGRSLATPGALVSASQAEPLATIQRIDPIYVDMQQSSAELTTLRQALQSGGVAPGNTAVRLRLEDGSSYGPTGIVQFSEVTVNEATGTVTLRARFPNPGGVLLPGMFVTALFDQAVNPSAILLPQAAVQRDFDGSAFVYLVGKDNKAMRRRIVADRTIGANWVVTDGLKPGERVITQGLGNVRQGAAIRPVPASSAQRIGVPKGADAPAAR; this is translated from the coding sequence ATGTTGAACGACCGGCCGGTGCTCCGCCTCGGGCTTCTGTGCGCCATCGCCCTGTCGATGGGCGCCTGTGCGGCTGAGGAGGAGAATGGCGGCCGCGGCGCGCCCGAGGTCGGCTATGTCAGCGTCGCGGTCCAGGCCGTCCCGGTGACGACGTCGCTCGGCGGACGCACTGTCGCCTTTGAAACGAGCGAAGTACGGCCGCAGGTGAACGGCCTGATTCGGCGGCGGCTGTTCACCGAAGGCGGCTTCGTCCGCGCGGGCCAGCCGCTGTACGAGATCGACGCCAGCCTCTATCGCGCGGCCGCCCAGCAGGCCGAAGCCAATCTGGCGAGCGCACGCGCCAGCGCCGAGGCTGCCGAGGAGCGTGCGCGACGCCTCCAACCGCTCGCCAAGATGCAGGCGGTCGCCGAGCAGGATTATACCGACGCGCTCGCGGCCGCGCGCATGGCACGCGCTGCGGTCGCGCAAAATCGCGCCGCGCTGGAAACGGCGCGGATCAACCTGCGCTATGCGACGATCACCGCGCCGATCAGCGGGCGGATCGGGCGCAGCCTCGCGACGCCCGGCGCGCTTGTCAGCGCCAGCCAGGCCGAACCACTCGCAACGATTCAGCGTATCGATCCCATCTATGTCGATATGCAGCAGTCGAGCGCCGAGCTGACAACGCTGCGGCAGGCGCTGCAAAGCGGCGGAGTGGCGCCGGGGAACACCGCAGTGCGGCTAAGGCTCGAGGATGGCAGCAGCTATGGTCCCACCGGCATCGTCCAGTTTTCAGAAGTGACGGTGAACGAGGCGACGGGCACGGTGACGCTGCGCGCACGTTTTCCCAATCCGGGCGGCGTGCTATTGCCCGGCATGTTCGTGACCGCGCTGTTCGACCAAGCGGTCAATCCGTCGGCGATCCTGCTGCCGCAGGCTGCGGTGCAGCGCGATTTTGACGGGTCGGCGTTCGTCTATCTCGTTGGCAAGGACAATAAGGCCATGCGGCGCCGAATCGTCGCCGACCGCACGATCGGCGCGAACTGGGTCGTCACCGACGGACTGAAACCCGGCGAACGTGTGATCACGCAGGGACTGGGCAATGTCCGGCAAGGCGCCGCGATCCGCCCGGTGCCCGCAAGCAGTGCGCAGCGTATCGGAGTGCCCAAGGGCGCCGACGCCCCGGCGGCCAGGTAG
- a CDS encoding carboxylesterase/lipase family protein, which yields MSGADITRRALLAAGTAAVLAPPLFARTGGGVRTFKGIRYATAKRFEAPAPSPDNRTALGDFGPACPQRGDRYTPQSEDCLFLNVWTPATASDAKRPVMVYFHGGAYSTGSVTDPINDGAALAARGDVVVVTVNHRLNALGYLYLARLDPRFPDSGNAGQLDLIVALEWVQLNVAAFGGDPGNVTIFGQSGGGAKIATLMAMPAAKGLFHKAITMSGQQVTASGPLNATKRAEAFLGALGKGVDPATAPVGQLIAALEATDPILGGGVYMGPVLDMMHLPRHPFWPDAAPQSLDIPMMLGNTVMETRAFYAPDGKQLAGLSFDNLAERIAPEIKVDAHPEWVVAQFRARYPKAAPLELFHRIVTAGRSWRGQVEEAEARARAGAPAFVYQLDFEDAKHADDIGFAFGTTPDASPAQRAMSDRMMDAFVRFARTGDPGWPAYDLGTRQTMIFDSDSRVESDPRGWERELFARVPYVQPGT from the coding sequence ATGTCCGGCGCTGACATCACCCGCCGCGCGCTCCTCGCGGCAGGCACCGCCGCCGTGCTGGCGCCGCCGCTTTTTGCGCGAACGGGGGGAGGCGTCCGGACCTTCAAAGGCATTCGCTACGCGACAGCCAAACGCTTCGAGGCACCGGCGCCATCGCCCGATAATCGCACCGCGCTGGGTGACTTCGGTCCCGCCTGCCCGCAGCGCGGCGATCGCTATACGCCGCAGTCCGAAGACTGTCTGTTCCTCAACGTCTGGACGCCCGCGACGGCAAGCGATGCCAAGCGGCCCGTGATGGTCTATTTCCACGGCGGCGCCTATTCGACCGGCAGCGTCACCGACCCGATCAACGATGGCGCGGCGCTTGCGGCGCGTGGTGATGTGGTCGTTGTGACGGTCAACCATCGCCTCAACGCGCTCGGTTATCTGTATCTCGCGCGGCTCGACCCGCGCTTTCCCGACAGCGGCAATGCGGGGCAGCTCGACCTGATCGTCGCGCTTGAGTGGGTGCAGCTCAATGTCGCGGCGTTCGGTGGCGATCCCGGCAATGTCACCATCTTCGGCCAGTCGGGCGGCGGCGCGAAGATCGCGACCTTGATGGCGATGCCCGCCGCGAAGGGCCTGTTCCACAAAGCGATCACGATGAGCGGGCAGCAGGTCACCGCCTCGGGCCCACTCAACGCCACGAAGCGCGCCGAGGCTTTCCTGGGCGCGCTCGGCAAGGGCGTCGATCCCGCGACCGCACCCGTCGGGCAATTGATCGCTGCTCTGGAGGCGACCGATCCGATTCTGGGCGGCGGCGTTTACATGGGACCGGTGCTCGACATGATGCATCTGCCGCGCCACCCCTTCTGGCCCGACGCCGCGCCGCAATCGCTCGATATTCCGATGATGCTCGGCAATACAGTGATGGAAACGCGCGCGTTCTACGCGCCCGATGGCAAGCAGCTTGCGGGGCTGAGCTTCGACAATCTGGCCGAGCGCATCGCGCCCGAAATCAAGGTCGATGCGCATCCCGAATGGGTGGTGGCACAGTTTCGCGCGCGCTATCCCAAGGCTGCGCCGCTCGAGCTGTTCCACCGCATCGTTACCGCGGGTCGTAGCTGGCGTGGGCAGGTCGAGGAGGCCGAAGCGCGAGCGCGCGCCGGGGCGCCAGCCTTTGTCTACCAACTGGACTTCGAGGATGCGAAGCACGCCGACGACATCGGGTTCGCGTTCGGCACCACGCCTGATGCAAGTCCCGCGCAGCGGGCGATGAGCGACCGGATGATGGATGCCTTCGTCCGCTTCGCGCGCACGGGCGATCCGGGTTGGCCCGCCTATGATCTGGGCACGCGGCAGACGATGATCTTCGACAGCGACAGCCGTGTCGAAAGCGATCCGCGCGGGTGGGAGCGCGAGCTGTTCGCGCGCGTGCCCTATGTCCAGCCGGGGACATAG
- a CDS encoding sugar kinase, translating to MAQGKLVFFGELLIRLNAPGNELLMQSPALALHVGGAEANVAIGLAHLGRDCAMVSRVPNNALGRGAVAAVRGAGVDCTAVTTAPGRMGLYFLSVGAGLRSSEIVYDRAGSSFVASSADGYDWDTLLNGAALLHLSGITPALGARSAETALAAARAAKRLGVPVSFDGNYRAMLWEAWDSDPRAVLSELIGSADILFGNHRDLSLVLGQDFSGEGEDRRREAAEAGFAAFPGLSLIASTARHTVTADHHRIAARVDLRGSCHQTDEIDVTGIVDRIGAGDAFAAGVLHAHLNGGTAEAMALSGLALTCLKHSLPGDASRFGQADIDAFHGGGLDVRR from the coding sequence ATGGCGCAAGGCAAGCTGGTCTTTTTCGGCGAACTGCTGATCCGGCTCAACGCGCCGGGCAACGAGCTGCTGATGCAATCGCCCGCGCTCGCGCTCCACGTCGGCGGGGCCGAAGCGAATGTCGCGATCGGCCTCGCGCATCTCGGCCGTGATTGCGCGATGGTATCGCGCGTTCCGAACAATGCGCTGGGTCGCGGCGCAGTGGCGGCGGTGCGCGGCGCAGGCGTCGATTGCACCGCCGTCACGACCGCGCCGGGGCGCATGGGGCTTTATTTCCTCAGCGTCGGGGCGGGGCTGCGCTCGTCGGAGATCGTCTATGACCGCGCGGGATCGAGTTTCGTAGCGAGCAGTGCGGACGGTTATGACTGGGACACGCTCCTGAATGGTGCGGCGCTCCTGCATCTGTCGGGCATCACGCCGGCCTTGGGGGCGCGCTCGGCCGAGACGGCGCTCGCGGCGGCGCGCGCGGCGAAGCGGCTGGGCGTGCCGGTCAGCTTCGACGGCAATTACCGCGCGATGCTGTGGGAAGCATGGGACAGCGACCCACGCGCGGTTCTGTCCGAACTGATCGGCAGCGCCGACATCTTGTTCGGCAACCACCGCGACCTGTCGCTGGTGCTGGGACAGGACTTCAGCGGCGAGGGCGAGGACCGGCGGCGCGAGGCGGCCGAAGCGGGCTTTGCCGCCTTCCCCGGCCTCAGCCTGATCGCTTCGACCGCGCGCCATACGGTAACCGCCGATCATCACCGCATCGCGGCGCGCGTCGATCTTCGCGGCAGTTGCCACCAGACCGACGAGATCGACGTCACCGGCATCGTCGACCGCATCGGCGCGGGCGATGCCTTTGCCGCGGGGGTGCTCCACGCGCATCTGAACGGGGGCACCGCCGAAGCGATGGCGCTAAGCGGCCTCGCGCTCACCTGTCTCAAACATTCGCTCCCCGGCGATGCAAGCCGCTTCGGCCAGGCGGACATCGACGCCTTCCACGGCGGTGGGCTCGATGTCCGGCGCTGA
- the kduD gene encoding 2-dehydro-3-deoxy-D-gluconate 5-dehydrogenase KduD has translation MTQLFDLSGKVALVTGANTGIGQGIALALAGAGADIAAAGRSPADETVGKVRALGRRGENFAADLSSVAAVQPLVDAVLAAFGRVDILVNNAGIIRRADAVDFTEDDWDAVMDTNLKTLFFLCQSVGRHMIARGSGKIINIASMLTFQGGIRVPSYTASKSGVGGLTKLLANEWAAKGINVNAIAPGYIATNNTAALQADETRNRQIMERIPAGRWGDAADIGGAAVFLASSASDYVQGHILAVDGGWLAR, from the coding sequence ATGACGCAATTATTTGATCTTTCGGGCAAGGTCGCGCTCGTCACCGGTGCCAACACGGGTATCGGGCAGGGGATCGCGCTCGCGCTCGCCGGTGCGGGCGCCGACATCGCCGCCGCCGGCCGCTCGCCCGCCGACGAAACCGTCGGCAAGGTCCGCGCGCTCGGTCGCCGCGGCGAAAATTTCGCCGCCGACCTGTCGAGCGTCGCGGCGGTGCAGCCGCTGGTCGACGCCGTGCTCGCCGCGTTCGGACGCGTCGACATCCTCGTCAACAATGCCGGGATCATCCGCCGGGCCGACGCGGTCGATTTTACCGAGGACGACTGGGATGCGGTGATGGACACCAATCTCAAGACGCTCTTCTTCCTTTGCCAGAGCGTTGGGCGGCACATGATCGCGCGCGGCAGCGGCAAGATCATCAACATCGCCTCGATGCTGACCTTTCAGGGCGGCATTCGCGTGCCGAGCTACACCGCGTCGAAATCGGGCGTCGGCGGGCTAACCAAGCTGCTCGCGAACGAATGGGCGGCAAAGGGGATCAACGTCAACGCGATCGCGCCGGGCTACATCGCGACGAACAACACCGCCGCGCTGCAAGCCGACGAGACGCGCAACCGGCAGATCATGGAGCGCATCCCCGCGGGCCGCTGGGGCGATGCCGCCGACATCGGCGGTGCCGCGGTGTTCCTGGCGTCGAGCGCATCGGACTATGTGCAGGGCCATATCCTTGCCGTCGACGGCGGCTGGCTGGCGCGGTAA
- a CDS encoding alpha/beta hydrolase, producing MALSRRALLSAGLAMPFASAAARAAWTRPADVAPDASVPLWPEGHVTPPRGLAERVVQRSDDPHASDRMLEGITRPRLDIFRPARPNGAAVILAPGGGYRYVVIDKEGYELARWLKERGVTVYVLFYRLPGDGWTNGSDVPLADAQRAVRLVRSRVAADGIDPGRVAFGGFSAGGQVATSLLTRFDAKVYAPVDAADALPARPDALAAIYPVVSMDPAIAHAVSREKLIGANPDAAREALYSPEGNVRADQPPLWLLHAEDDDVVKVDNSVRLRDTARAINAPCEAHFFERGGHGFGLMKTAGLPVAIWPELLWNWLGSHGIV from the coding sequence ATGGCACTCAGCCGCCGCGCGCTGCTGAGCGCCGGCCTTGCGATGCCCTTCGCGAGCGCCGCCGCGCGCGCGGCATGGACGCGTCCCGCGGACGTGGCCCCCGACGCAAGCGTGCCGCTGTGGCCCGAAGGCCATGTCACACCGCCGCGCGGCCTCGCCGAACGGGTGGTCCAGCGCAGCGACGACCCGCACGCCAGCGACCGGATGCTAGAAGGCATCACGCGCCCGCGGCTCGACATCTTCCGCCCCGCGCGGCCCAATGGCGCCGCGGTCATCCTCGCCCCCGGCGGAGGCTATCGCTATGTCGTGATCGACAAGGAAGGTTATGAGCTGGCGCGCTGGCTGAAGGAACGCGGCGTCACCGTTTACGTCCTTTTCTATCGCCTGCCCGGCGACGGCTGGACGAACGGGTCCGACGTCCCGCTCGCCGATGCGCAGCGCGCGGTGCGGCTGGTGCGGAGCCGCGTGGCGGCCGACGGCATCGATCCGGGGCGCGTTGCTTTCGGCGGCTTTTCGGCGGGCGGACAGGTGGCGACGAGCCTGCTCACGCGCTTCGACGCGAAGGTCTACGCGCCCGTCGATGCCGCCGACGCGCTGCCCGCGCGGCCCGATGCGCTCGCCGCCATCTATCCGGTCGTGTCGATGGACCCTGCGATCGCCCATGCGGTGAGCCGCGAGAAGCTGATCGGCGCGAACCCCGATGCGGCGCGCGAGGCGCTCTACTCACCCGAAGGCAATGTCCGCGCCGACCAGCCGCCGCTGTGGCTGCTCCACGCCGAGGATGATGATGTCGTCAAGGTCGACAACAGCGTCCGCCTGCGCGACACGGCGCGCGCCATCAATGCGCCGTGCGAAGCGCATTTCTTCGAGCGCGGGGGCCATGGTTTTGGGCTGATGAAAACCGCGGGGCTGCCCGTCGCGATCTGGCCCGAATTGCTGTGGAACTGGCTCGGGTCGCACGGGATCGTATAA
- a CDS encoding LacI family DNA-binding transcriptional regulator, translated as MAAQTKGPGGKQPTINDVAALAGVSKKTVSRVINRSEFLTEKTRTAVEKAIEQLGFVPNPQARALAFRRNFLIALLHDNPNAQTVLNFQRGVLDAIKDSDLALLVRPVDRGSDKLLDDVRTFLEKQRPIGAMLLPPISENDDLAALCEDLGVRYVRIGSAPLDDARHCISSNDREVVAEAVRGLIALGHRRIGFVRGPVGFRSAAEREKGFLEALGEAGLVLPAELNAPGNYRYTAGIEAGEALLARTDPPTAIFCSNDEMAAGVMSVAHSKGIKVPAELSIIGFDDSPTATHIWPALSTVRWPIREMGVRAAQTLVPDFLGPGAKAGDEDNVLPSTLVERQSVAAPPGR; from the coding sequence ATGGCGGCACAAACCAAGGGGCCGGGGGGCAAGCAGCCGACCATCAACGACGTCGCGGCGCTGGCGGGCGTATCGAAAAAAACGGTGAGCCGGGTCATCAACCGGTCCGAATTCCTGACCGAAAAGACGCGGACCGCGGTCGAAAAAGCGATCGAGCAGCTGGGATTCGTCCCCAATCCGCAGGCGCGCGCGCTTGCCTTTCGCCGCAATTTCCTGATTGCGCTGCTCCACGACAACCCCAACGCGCAGACGGTGCTCAATTTCCAGCGCGGCGTCCTCGACGCGATCAAGGACAGCGACCTTGCGCTGCTTGTGCGCCCGGTCGACCGTGGATCGGACAAATTGCTCGACGATGTCCGCACCTTTCTCGAAAAACAACGGCCGATCGGCGCGATGTTGTTGCCGCCGATTTCGGAGAATGACGATCTGGCGGCGCTCTGCGAGGATCTGGGCGTGCGCTATGTCCGCATCGGTTCGGCGCCGCTCGACGATGCCAGGCATTGCATCTCGTCGAACGATCGCGAAGTGGTGGCGGAAGCGGTGCGCGGGCTGATCGCGCTGGGACATCGCCGCATCGGTTTCGTGCGCGGCCCGGTGGGTTTCCGTTCGGCCGCCGAACGCGAAAAAGGCTTTCTCGAAGCGCTCGGCGAGGCGGGACTGGTCCTGCCCGCCGAGCTCAATGCGCCCGGCAACTACCGTTATACGGCGGGGATCGAGGCGGGCGAAGCGCTGCTCGCGCGCACCGATCCGCCGACGGCGATCTTCTGCTCGAACGACGAGATGGCGGCGGGGGTGATGAGCGTCGCGCATAGCAAGGGCATCAAAGTGCCCGCCGAGCTGTCGATCATCGGATTCGACGACAGCCCCACGGCAACGCATATCTGGCCCGCGCTCAGCACGGTGCGCTGGCCGATCCGCGAAATGGGCGTCCGCGCCGCACAGACGCTGGTTCCCGATTTTCTGGGTCCCGGCGCCAAGGCGGGCGACGAGGACAATGTCCTGCCCTCGACATTGGTCGAGCGCCAATCGGTCGCAGCGCCGCCCGGTCGCTAG
- a CDS encoding cupin domain-containing protein: MSALLAILLAGAGAAPAMVVIDEAATVREEAPPHGAIGLSTAWRISDAVPAPRSFEFRKRALHVGAAIGIHPIDHDEIYYVVSGTGVVHSDGTERELGTGMAAWLYKGARVGIRQTGTEPLVLIIAYPNKAAE; this comes from the coding sequence ATGAGCGCGCTGCTCGCGATATTGCTCGCGGGCGCGGGCGCCGCCCCCGCGATGGTCGTGATCGACGAAGCCGCGACGGTGCGTGAGGAAGCGCCGCCGCATGGCGCAATCGGCCTGTCGACCGCATGGCGGATCAGCGACGCCGTGCCCGCACCGCGCAGCTTCGAATTTCGCAAGCGCGCGCTGCACGTCGGCGCCGCGATCGGCATCCACCCGATCGACCATGACGAAATCTACTATGTCGTGTCGGGGACTGGCGTCGTCCATTCGGACGGCACCGAGCGGGAACTCGGCACCGGCATGGCGGCGTGGCTCTACAAGGGCGCCAGGGTCGGCATTCGTCAGACGGGCACCGAGCCGCTGGTGCTGATCATCGCTTATCCCAACAAGGCGGCAGAGTGA
- a CDS encoding pectate lyase family protein, with protein MRRTPWIAALLLAFALPSAPLAAAEAAPRAFPGAVGPAAETPGGRGGKILRVTTLAADGPGSLKAAIDTPGPRIIVFEVGGVIDMGRQPIEIKHPYLTIAGQTAPGPGITLIRTGIDVKTHDVILRHLRVYTGGDGQPKRSGWEADAFSTVAAHNVIVDHCTFLWAIDENMSASGPRFTGKSVEEWRQGTSRNITFSNNLAAEGLADASHPKGEHSKGSLIHDNATGIVFYRNIWAHNVERAPLVKGGAQVLMINNLIYNPKHRAVHYNLMNLEWTGHDYVTGQISAIGNVMRGGNDTDDGLPFLMLGGDGDLEYYGKDNLAVDRHGKALPEFGRYGETRAVLIRARAPLAPVDGYRILPVRDVETSVLASAGARPWARDAEEIRVLFFVAEGRGEIIDDEKEVSAYPAVKPPVSAPFVEADWDLATMEPKSGRYPGQTAPMPQEHLSARDRASRGEAQ; from the coding sequence ATGCGCCGGACTCCGTGGATCGCCGCGCTTTTGCTGGCCTTTGCGCTGCCCTCCGCGCCGCTTGCTGCGGCCGAAGCGGCGCCGCGCGCCTTCCCCGGCGCGGTCGGCCCAGCGGCCGAAACCCCCGGCGGGCGCGGCGGCAAAATCCTGCGGGTGACGACCTTGGCAGCCGACGGGCCGGGGTCGCTCAAGGCGGCGATCGACACGCCGGGGCCGCGCATCATCGTGTTCGAGGTTGGCGGCGTGATCGACATGGGGCGGCAGCCCATTGAGATCAAACACCCCTATCTGACCATCGCCGGGCAAACCGCGCCCGGGCCCGGCATCACGCTGATCCGCACGGGCATCGACGTCAAGACGCACGACGTCATCCTGCGCCACCTGCGCGTCTATACCGGCGGCGATGGCCAGCCGAAGCGCAGTGGGTGGGAAGCCGACGCCTTTTCGACCGTCGCCGCGCATAATGTCATCGTCGATCATTGCACCTTCCTGTGGGCGATCGACGAAAATATGTCGGCGTCGGGGCCCCGCTTTACCGGCAAGAGCGTCGAGGAATGGCGTCAGGGCACGAGCCGCAACATCACCTTCTCGAACAATCTGGCGGCCGAGGGGCTTGCCGATGCGAGCCACCCCAAGGGTGAACACAGTAAGGGATCGCTGATCCACGACAACGCCACCGGCATCGTTTTTTACCGCAACATTTGGGCGCATAATGTCGAGCGCGCCCCGCTGGTGAAGGGCGGAGCGCAGGTGCTGATGATCAACAACCTGATCTATAACCCCAAGCACCGCGCGGTGCATTACAACCTGATGAATCTCGAATGGACCGGACATGACTATGTGACGGGCCAGATCAGCGCGATCGGCAATGTGATGCGCGGCGGCAACGACACCGACGACGGCCTGCCCTTCCTGATGCTCGGCGGCGACGGCGACCTCGAATATTATGGCAAGGACAATCTGGCGGTCGATCGTCACGGCAAGGCGCTGCCCGAATTCGGCCGCTATGGCGAAACGCGCGCCGTGCTGATCCGCGCCAGGGCGCCGCTCGCGCCGGTCGATGGCTACCGCATCCTGCCGGTGCGCGATGTCGAAACGTCGGTGCTTGCGAGCGCGGGTGCGCGGCCGTGGGCACGCGATGCCGAGGAGATTCGCGTGCTCTTCTTCGTGGCCGAGGGGCGCGGCGAGATCATTGACGACGAAAAGGAAGTGAGCGCCTATCCCGCGGTCAAGCCGCCGGTGAGCGCACCCTTTGTCGAGGCCGACTGGGATCTGGCGACGATGGAGCCAAAATCGGGCCGCTATCCGGGGCAAACCGCGCCGATGCCGCAGGAACATCTGTCGGCGCGCGACCGCGCCTCGCGCGGAGAAGCGCAATGA